From the Ruania alkalisoli genome, one window contains:
- a CDS encoding dihydrodipicolinate synthase family protein — translation MRIELDGVTAVLVTGYRDGTTQVNQDAVSALAAHVSNGGVPVLTALGNTAEVHQLQGPERSAVLQAVASAGHSGTLLAGVAGPMAGMLEEIELAHALGYHAAMVHEPADPFGDGTGLVRFYTELAHMSALPLVLYLRTTRLSVAQLRDLADHQRVAGIKYARPDLHTLGSLLREGSGSRCTWINGLAEWNSPAFAAIGVTSFTSGIANARPEIAMAVHRGLSTGDLTAVHRLIEEYVGPVEALRAEGSGRYNVSVIKALLRWEGLELGGVRAPHCELDEAALARLATVSAHPSAIASATT, via the coding sequence ATGAGGATCGAGCTCGACGGCGTCACCGCCGTGCTCGTCACCGGGTACCGCGACGGGACCACACAGGTGAACCAGGACGCGGTGTCCGCCCTGGCCGCCCATGTCAGCAACGGCGGGGTTCCGGTATTGACCGCACTGGGCAACACCGCCGAGGTCCATCAGCTTCAAGGCCCCGAACGGAGTGCAGTGCTGCAGGCCGTGGCCTCAGCCGGGCACTCCGGCACGCTGCTCGCTGGGGTCGCGGGCCCGATGGCCGGGATGCTCGAGGAGATCGAGCTCGCACATGCCCTCGGTTACCACGCGGCGATGGTGCACGAACCCGCCGACCCGTTCGGTGACGGAACCGGTCTCGTCCGCTTCTACACCGAACTCGCGCACATGTCTGCGCTGCCGCTGGTGCTGTACCTGCGCACCACGCGCCTGTCGGTCGCGCAGCTGCGCGACCTCGCCGACCACCAGCGCGTGGCCGGCATCAAGTACGCGCGCCCCGATCTGCACACCCTCGGATCGCTGCTGCGGGAAGGATCCGGGTCCCGATGCACGTGGATCAACGGTCTGGCCGAATGGAACAGCCCCGCATTTGCCGCGATCGGCGTCACCTCATTCACCTCCGGCATTGCCAACGCCCGCCCGGAGATCGCGATGGCCGTGCACCGTGGCCTCAGCACCGGTGACCTGACCGCGGTGCACCGCCTGATCGAGGAGTACGTCGGCCCGGTGGAGGCGCTACGGGCCGAAGGCTCTGGCCGCTACAACGTCTCGGTCATCAAGGCGCTGCTGCGCTGGGAGGGCCTGGAGCTGGGCGGGGTGCGAGCGCCGCACTGCGAGCTCGACGAGGCGGCGCTGGCACGGCTGGCCACGGTCTCGGCGCACCCATCGGCGATAGCGTCGGCCACGACCTGA
- a CDS encoding hydroxyacid dehydrogenase gives MTAPRPVAGYLLDPNALEAVFGSAERARVDALLTISDDVHATKESLLASPRLAQMEVLIAGWGTPRLTPELLEKMPSLRLVLYSAGSIRPLVTEEFWERDIDLVSAADANNDPVAEYVVANTVLALKGEHRAMTHLRATQTFLPDHTGLGIDERRIGLVGFGSIARKVAERLRRFGHHIGVWDPYLDERDAVGVHRHETLTELFAGSDVVSIHAPWIAGENDRLVGEEALAALPHGATLINTARGALVDEDALVDLLRRRRDLYAILDVTWPEPPPSGSPLYGLDNVKLTGHIAGSIGTERRALGRLVVGELERWIDGRPLEHQVTVGAARLRA, from the coding sequence ATGACAGCACCGCGCCCAGTGGCCGGCTACCTACTCGATCCGAACGCCCTGGAGGCCGTCTTCGGAAGCGCCGAACGAGCACGGGTGGACGCGCTGCTCACCATCAGTGACGACGTGCACGCCACCAAGGAGTCCCTCCTCGCCTCCCCTCGGTTGGCGCAGATGGAGGTGCTCATCGCCGGCTGGGGTACGCCCCGCCTGACGCCGGAGCTGCTCGAGAAGATGCCATCGCTGCGACTGGTGCTCTACTCCGCCGGATCGATCCGCCCTCTGGTCACGGAGGAGTTCTGGGAACGCGACATCGACCTGGTCTCAGCTGCCGACGCCAACAACGACCCGGTGGCGGAGTACGTGGTGGCGAACACGGTCCTGGCGCTCAAAGGCGAGCACCGCGCGATGACGCACCTGCGCGCCACACAGACGTTCCTGCCCGATCACACCGGCCTGGGGATCGACGAACGGCGGATCGGTTTGGTCGGCTTCGGCTCGATCGCGCGCAAGGTCGCCGAGCGGCTGCGCCGCTTCGGCCACCACATCGGCGTGTGGGACCCGTACCTGGACGAACGGGACGCCGTCGGCGTTCACCGGCACGAGACATTGACGGAACTGTTCGCAGGCAGCGACGTGGTGAGCATCCACGCGCCCTGGATCGCCGGGGAGAACGACCGGCTGGTGGGCGAGGAGGCCCTCGCTGCGCTGCCCCATGGCGCGACGTTGATCAACACCGCCCGCGGCGCACTGGTGGACGAGGACGCACTGGTGGACCTGCTGCGCCGGCGGCGCGACCTGTACGCCATCCTCGATGTGACCTGGCCGGAGCCGCCCCCGAGCGGCAGCCCCTTGTACGGGTTGGACAACGTCAAACTCACGGGGCACATCGCCGGCAGCATCGGCACCGAACGCCGGGCGCTGGGCAGGCTCGTGGTCGGCGAGCTGGAGCGCTGGATCGACGGCCGACCGCTCGAGCATCAGGTCACCGTGGGTGCCGCGCGACTACGCGCCTGA
- a CDS encoding SDR family NAD(P)-dependent oxidoreductase gives MSAGRFAGARVLITGGSRNIGRAITERFAAEGAHVAINTVVEGEAEELAGLLRTGSRRAIAVPADVSDPAAVEDMLARVESELGGIDVLINNAAVPMLGRVPFFDLTLAEWDRQFAVGARGTYLCTRGAAERMSDGGSIINISSIGATKAHREAVAYDATKGAIEAFTRAAALELAPHRIRVNAIAPGAISNARYQGEDPAVQQAEVTPIPLGRAGTGGEVAGLAAYLASPEAAYITGQVITIDGGLSVQARQATAEIALVSEREGSA, from the coding sequence ATGAGCGCGGGGCGGTTCGCCGGCGCGCGGGTGCTGATCACCGGCGGGTCGCGCAACATCGGGCGAGCGATCACCGAACGGTTCGCCGCGGAAGGCGCGCACGTCGCGATCAACACCGTGGTCGAGGGTGAGGCCGAGGAACTCGCCGGTCTGCTGCGCACCGGGAGTCGCCGGGCGATCGCCGTGCCGGCGGACGTCTCCGACCCGGCGGCTGTGGAGGACATGCTGGCCCGGGTCGAGTCCGAACTCGGCGGTATCGACGTGCTGATCAACAACGCCGCCGTGCCGATGCTCGGGCGCGTACCGTTCTTCGACCTCACGCTGGCCGAGTGGGACAGGCAGTTCGCAGTGGGGGCGCGGGGAACCTATCTATGCACCCGGGGTGCGGCCGAGCGAATGAGCGACGGCGGCAGCATCATCAACATCTCCTCCATCGGGGCCACCAAGGCGCACCGGGAGGCGGTCGCCTACGACGCGACCAAGGGCGCGATTGAGGCGTTCACACGCGCTGCCGCGCTGGAACTGGCGCCCCACCGGATCCGCGTCAACGCCATCGCACCGGGTGCGATCTCGAACGCGCGGTACCAGGGCGAAGATCCTGCCGTCCAGCAGGCTGAGGTCACCCCCATCCCACTCGGGCGCGCAGGCACCGGCGGTGAGGTGGCCGGTCTCGCCGCCTACCTCGCCTCGCCGGAGGCGGCCTACATCACCGGGCAGGTCATCACCATCGACGGCGGCCTCAGCGTCCAGGCCAGGCAGGCCACGGCCGAGATCGCGCTCGTCTCTGAGCGGGAAGGTTCTGCATGA
- a CDS encoding mandelate racemase/muconate lactonizing enzyme family protein: MSVITAVRLTPVNVARSTGFVCGHVIVELETDDGLLGIGEMSDLQHLPRFHPDVDDLTSTLQAMLIGADIWNANRLTGLLAEAFPPAGTLYDKGAVIRCGVDIALWDLRGKATGRSVTSLLGGAVREALPVAYPIFRQRSEADVAANLDVVADRLAAGFSMFRIYVGGDLDLDEQFLRLLREQFTDRIQIKSLDFSNLLDAPAAIRFIERTRDVDYALVEAPAHEGDIDGLAEVRRRTLIPVSEHVYDSRSALRLASERAVDVFNVGLFALGGITPAQQVIAIAEAARLDCLIGTTQELSIGTAAAAHLGLATVGARVAADPVGPLLYDGDVVTDPVTYREGRLTAPTGPGLGMTIDADRLRQASGPLRWDAGSGSVIDRVGAKP; the protein is encoded by the coding sequence ATGAGCGTGATCACCGCGGTGCGGCTGACCCCGGTCAATGTCGCCCGCTCGACCGGCTTCGTCTGCGGGCACGTCATCGTCGAACTCGAGACCGACGACGGGCTCCTCGGCATCGGCGAGATGTCCGACCTGCAGCACCTGCCCCGGTTCCACCCTGACGTGGATGACCTGACCTCGACGTTGCAGGCGATGCTCATCGGCGCTGACATCTGGAATGCGAACCGGCTGACGGGGCTACTCGCCGAGGCCTTTCCTCCTGCCGGAACCCTCTACGACAAGGGCGCCGTGATCCGCTGTGGCGTCGACATCGCACTCTGGGATCTACGCGGCAAGGCCACCGGGCGCAGCGTGACCTCCCTGCTCGGCGGGGCGGTGCGCGAGGCACTCCCGGTCGCCTATCCGATCTTCCGCCAGCGCAGCGAGGCCGACGTCGCCGCCAACCTCGACGTGGTCGCTGATCGGCTGGCAGCCGGGTTCTCGATGTTCCGGATCTACGTCGGCGGCGACCTGGACCTCGACGAGCAGTTCCTGCGCCTGCTGCGCGAGCAGTTCACCGACCGGATCCAGATCAAGTCCCTCGACTTCTCCAACCTGCTGGACGCCCCAGCCGCCATCCGCTTCATCGAACGCACCCGCGATGTCGATTACGCCCTGGTGGAGGCCCCCGCGCACGAAGGTGACATCGACGGCCTGGCCGAGGTACGCCGTCGGACCTTGATCCCCGTCAGCGAGCATGTCTATGACTCCCGTTCGGCCCTCCGGCTCGCCTCTGAGCGCGCCGTGGACGTGTTCAACGTGGGGCTGTTCGCCCTTGGGGGCATCACCCCCGCCCAGCAGGTCATCGCCATCGCCGAGGCCGCCCGCCTCGACTGCCTCATCGGCACCACCCAGGAGCTCTCGATCGGGACCGCAGCCGCCGCACACCTGGGACTGGCGACCGTGGGCGCGCGGGTCGCTGCCGACCCGGTCGGACCACTGCTCTACGACGGCGATGTCGTGACCGACCCGGTGACCTATCGCGAGGGCCGACTGACGGCGCCGACCGGACCCGGGCTGGGGATGACCATCGACGCTGATCGTCTGCGGCAGGCATCCGGCCCGTTGCGCTGGGATGCCGGTTCCGGTTCGGTGATCGATCGGGTGGGGGCGAAACCATGA